A stretch of the Candidatus Methylomirabilota bacterium genome encodes the following:
- a CDS encoding arsinothricin resistance N-acetyltransferase ArsN1 family A, with the protein MTTRDRPTVRLAARADAPAIARIYNQGIEERIATFETEPRTPAEIAARLAEKGDRFPTVVVERHGAVVAWASAGPYRARPAYAGVAEHSVYVERGARGGGAGRAALEGLAREYEARGFWKLVSRIFPENTASLALHARAGFRVVGVYRRHGRLEDRWRDCVIVEKLLGAAAAVSRRGRGSGATRRRRRPPTPGS; encoded by the coding sequence GTGACGACCCGCGACCGTCCGACCGTCCGCCTGGCGGCCCGCGCCGACGCCCCGGCGATCGCCCGCATCTACAACCAGGGCATCGAGGAGCGCATCGCGACCTTCGAGACCGAGCCGCGGACGCCCGCCGAGATCGCCGCCCGGCTCGCCGAGAAGGGCGACCGGTTTCCCACGGTCGTCGTCGAGCGGCACGGCGCCGTGGTCGCCTGGGCCTCGGCCGGGCCCTACCGCGCGCGCCCGGCCTACGCGGGCGTCGCCGAGCACTCGGTCTACGTCGAGCGCGGCGCCCGGGGCGGGGGCGCCGGCCGCGCCGCGCTGGAGGGCCTCGCGCGCGAGTACGAAGCGCGCGGCTTCTGGAAGCTCGTCTCGCGCATCTTCCCCGAGAACACGGCGAGCCTCGCGCTGCACGCGCGCGCGGGGTTCCGCGTGGTCGGCGTCTACCGCCGCCACGGCCGGCTCGAGGACCGGTGGCGCGACTGCGTGATCGTGGAGAAGCTGCTCGGCGCGGCGGCGGCCGTCAGCCGGCGAGGACGCGGATCAGGAGCCACGCGGCGCCGGCGACGACCGCCG